In Topomyia yanbarensis strain Yona2022 chromosome 2, ASM3024719v1, whole genome shotgun sequence, one DNA window encodes the following:
- the LOC131678587 gene encoding uncharacterized protein LOC131678587, with protein sequence MLYRCTDADVEFKRSTSRRGKHKRGTAKREAVQAHILSHNPTISHYRREHAPNRLYLPSDLCEKRMHQEFSETCNMKVSYAFYCRVMKDMNISLVKLGHEQCECCVAAIQHRKQSGHQEQLTEQNFSCAVCVAFTQHIRAAGESRSAYREDGEIVSPKTVVLAVDLQKVIQIPRLEGLKSVVFFTTTTCFQRDICSGRKVFTEVSRHCVCLG encoded by the exons ATGTTGTACCGTTGCACAGATGCAGACGTGGAGTTCAAGAGATCTACCTCAAGACGTGGAAAGCATAAACGCGGCACTGCCAAACGTGAAGCTGTGCAAGCTCACATTTTGTCGCATAATCCTACTATATCGCACTACCGGCGAGAACATGCGCCCAACCGTTTGTATCTGCCATCCGATCTTTGCGAGAAACGAATGCACCAAGAGTTTTCAGAAACGTGTAACATGAAGGTCAGCTATGCTTTCTACTGTCGAGTTATGAAAGACATGAACATATCACTAGTTAAACTAGGACATGAGCAATGTGAATGTTGTGTAGCTGCTATCCAACATCGCAAGCAATCCGGTCATCAGGAGCAGTTGACAGAACAAAATTTTTCATGTGCGGTATGTGTAGCATTTACACAGCATATACGTGCGGCCGGTGAATCACGATCAGCATATCGGGAGGATGGTGAAATCGTTTCACCGAAAACAGTAGTACTAGCTGTGGATTTACAGAAG GTCATTCAGATACCTCGATTGGAAGGGCTTAAATCCGTGGTTTTTTTCACAACGACTACTTGCTTTCAACGAGACATTTGCTCCGGTAGGAAAGTATTCACAGAAGTATCCCGTCATTGCGTGTGTTTGGGATGA